The Ictidomys tridecemlineatus isolate mIctTri1 chromosome 6, mIctTri1.hap1, whole genome shotgun sequence genome includes a region encoding these proteins:
- the Arl1 gene encoding ADP-ribosylation factor-like protein 1, producing the protein MGGFFSSIFSSLFGTREMRILILGLDGAGKTTILYRLQVGEVVTTIPTIGFNVETVTYKNLKFQVWDLGGQTSIRPYWRCYYSNTDAVIYVVDSCDRDRIGISKSELVAMLEEEELRKAILVVFANKQDMEQAMTPSEMANSLGLPALKDRKWQIFKTSATKGTGLDEAMEWLVETLKSRQ; encoded by the exons ATGG gtggctttttctcaagtattttttccagtctctttgGAACCCGGGAAATGAGGATTTTAATTTTGGGATTAGATGGTGCAGGAAAAACCACAATTCTGTACAGATTACAAGTTGGAGAAGTTGTTACTACTATTCCTA CTATTGGATTTAATGTAGAGACAGTGACATACAAAAACCTTAAATTCCAAGTTTGGGATTTAGGAGGACAGACAAGTATCAG GCCATACTGGAGATGTTATTATTCAAACACCGATGCAGTCATTTATGTAGTAGACAGTTGTGACCGAGACCGAATTGGCATTTCTAAATCAGAGTTAGTTGCCATGTTGGAG GAAGAAGAGCTGAGAAAAGCCATTTTAGTGGTGTTTGCAAATAAACAAGACATGGAGCAGGCTATGACTCCCTCAGAGATGGCAAACTCACTTGGATTACCTGCCTTGAAGGACCGAAAATGGCAGATATTCAAAACATCAGCAACCAAAGGCACTGGCCTTGATGAAGCAATGGAATG GTTAGTTGAAACATTAAAAAGCAGACAGTAA